The following nucleotide sequence is from Gemmatimonadaceae bacterium.
TTGCCGCGCCGAAGGCGGCGCGGCCGACGCCGGCGCGCCCGAGCGACATCCCCGAGGTCGATGCCAAGCGCACGCTGCTGACCGAGCTTGACCTCACGAAGAAGCTCACGAAGAACAAGTACGAGAAGGAACTCGAGAAGTGGCAGGGGAAGCTGGCGCTGCTCACGCGGCACAAGCGGTTCCGCGACCACTCGGTGGTCGTGGTCTTCGAGGGCAATGATGCGGCGGGGAAGGGCGGCACGATCCGGCGTGTCACGGGAGCGGTGGATGCGCGCGTGGTGCGCGTCGTGCCGATCGCCGCGCCGACCGACGAAGAGCGGTCGCATCCGTACCTGTGGCGCTTCTGGCGTCAGCTGCCGCGCCGCGGCAGCATCACGATCTTCGACCGGTCGTGGTACGGGCGCGTGCTGGTGGAACGCGTGGAAGGCTTTGCCGCGCCCTACGACTGGGAGCGCGCCTACGGGGAGATCAACGACTTCGAGGAGGAGATGCACAACCACGGGACCATCGTGGCGAAGTTCTGGCTGGCGATCTCCAAGCAGGAGCAGCTGCGGCGCTTCAAGGAGCGCGAGCAGGTGTCATTCAAGACGTTCAAGATCACCGAGGAAGACTGGCGCAACCGCAAGAAGTGGGACGCCTATTCCGACGCGGTCTGCGACATGGTGGGGCGCACCTCCAGCGGCAAGGCGCCGTGGACCATGGTGGAGGCCAACGACAAGTACCACGCGCGCATCAAGGTGCTCAAGACCCTCTGCGAGCGGATCGAGAAGGCGCTGGACTAGTGTGGCACGACGGCTTCTTCACCACGGAGACACGGAGAACGCCTGAGGGCCACGGAGGACTGCTATAGCTGGGGTAACGACATCGCGCCACGCAGAGCATTGCGTGGCGCGTGCTGTTCCCCCAAGAAGTTGCAGTCCTCCGTGGCCCTCCGGTCGTTCTCCGTGTCTCCGTGGTGAAGAAGACCGGCGTGGCGCCCAACAACTAGAATCGCAACGCCTTGAGGTACGCCGCCGAGTTGCGGATGCTCTCCATCGGGTCCGCCGGGTTGTCGTGCTCGACGAAGTAGTGCTTGATCCCGGCTGTCGCGTGCGCTCCGAAGATCACCTTCCAGTCGAGGGTGCCGGAACCGACGTCGGCCATCGCCAGCGCCGGGGCGGCGGTGGCGTCCTTCACGTGCACCATCTCGAAGCGCCCCGGATGCCTGGTAAACAATGCGACGGGAGCCTGTCCGGCCTTTACCGCCCAATACAGGTCGAGTTCGTACGTCACCAGCGCGGGATCGGTGCCTTCGATCAGTATTGCGAGCGGCAGCCGGCCATCCACCGGCGCGAACTCCACGGAATGGTTGTGATAGCCGAAACGCAGGCCGGCCGTCTTGGCGTGCCGGCCCACCTCGTTGAAGGTGTCGGCCATGCGCTTCCAGTCATCCACGGTCTTGAGTGTGCGCATGTCGAGTGACGCCACGGTGAGGTAACGAATGCCGATGGTGTGTGCCGACTCGGCAGTCGATTCGAACTTCCCGCGCACATCGTCAAGGCCGAGGTGCGTGGACGGCGCGA
It contains:
- a CDS encoding sugar phosphate isomerase/epimerase; translated protein: MSTRRDVLKTLSALAAAGLLPRLARADRRLSPSVDSIERIGLQLYTVRTAMAKDMPATLAAVAELGYREVEFAGYFGRSPSEVKSLLQLNGLVAPSTHLGLDDVRGKFESTAESAHTIGIRYLTVASLDMRTLKTVDDWKRMADTFNEVGRHAKTAGLRFGYHNHSVEFAPVDGRLPLAILIEGTDPALVTYELDLYWAVKAGQAPVALFTRHPGRFEMVHVKDATAAPALAMADVGSGTLDWKVIFGAHATAGIKHYFVEHDNPADPMESIRNSAAYLKALRF
- the pap gene encoding polyphosphate:AMP phosphotransferase; protein product: MFEDAELGHTVDKATYDARIPTLRSELLDTQFALKDQKTFPVVLLVGGVEGGGRGETVNALTSWLDPRHVEVNGMGEPSDEEVERPRMWRFWRALPPKGKIGIFFGSWYTAPILDASLGKGRSRWATLEKNIDEIVRFERMLSEEGTLVLKFWFHLSKAAQRKRIKELKKDPLTRWRVTGIDEDYFKKYDRFREVSEHTLRHTSSALAPWLVVEGVDRRYRELYVAEELLRAMKARLAAPKAARPTPARPSDIPEVDAKRTLLTELDLTKKLTKNKYEKELEKWQGKLALLTRHKRFRDHSVVVVFEGNDAAGKGGTIRRVTGAVDARVVRVVPIAAPTDEERSHPYLWRFWRQLPRRGSITIFDRSWYGRVLVERVEGFAAPYDWERAYGEINDFEEEMHNHGTIVAKFWLAISKQEQLRRFKEREQVSFKTFKITEEDWRNRKKWDAYSDAVCDMVGRTSSGKAPWTMVEANDKYHARIKVLKTLCERIEKALD